GCTCCTCCTCCGTCGCCTCGTCCGGCCCACCGACGAACGTCGCCGCGCCCTGCGGCCCGGCGGTCACCACCGCCCGCACCCGTTGCGGGTCGGCCGGTGGTGCGTCCCGGCGTAACCATACGAAGAACTCCACGTTGCCGCTCGGCCCGGGCAGCGGGCTGGCGGCCAGATCCACCAGCCCCAGTCGCAGCGTCGCGGCCGCCGCCGCGACATCGAGCACCGCCTCGGCCCGCAGCTGCGGATCGCGCACCACCCCGCCGGCACCGACCCGTTCCCGGCCCACCTCGAACTGCGGCTTGACCATCAACGCGAGGTCGCCGTCGGCCCGGGTACAGGCGGCCAGGGCCGGCAGCACCAGCCGCAACGAGATGAACGAGAGATCGGCGACGGTCACCTCGACCGGGCCGCCGATCGCCTCGGGGGTCAGCGTCCGGACGTTGGTCCGCTCGAAGACCCGCACCCGGGCGTCGTTACGCAGCGGCCAGGCCAGCTGACCGTAGCCGACATCGACCGCGACCACCTCGGCCGCGCCCGCGCGCAGCAGCACGTCGGTGAAGCCGCCGGTGGACGCGCCGGCGTCGAGGCAGCGCCGGCCGGTCACGACCAGCCCGGCGGGCGCGAACGCGGCGAGCGCGCCGGCCAGCTTGTGCCCGCCCCGGGAGACGTACTCCGAGGCGGGGTCGGCGCCGCTGACCAGCAGCGGGTCGGCGGGATCGACCATCGCGGCGGCCTTGCGGGCCGGCACCCCGCGCAGTTGGACCCGGCCCGCCTCCACCAGCGCGGCCGCCTGCTCGCGGGAACGCGCCAGGCCGCGGCGGACGAGTTCGGCGTCCAACCGGTTACGACGTGCCATGGACGGACGCGCCTCCTCAGGCCTGGTCGATGGTGGCCAGCGTCTCCCGCAACGTCTGGTACGCGGCCTCGTACTCGGCGATCTGGTCGGCCGGGGCGAGCGTCGCGGCGTTCGCGATCGCCTGCACCGCGGCCTCCACCGCCGGGTGACCAGGGGCCTCGTCGCCGTCGCCGGTCCACCGCTGCGGCGGCGGCCCCGGACGCGGGCCCGGCCCGGGCCGGGGCGCGCTCATGCTCCCCACCACCCGATCGCACCGCCGCACGCCGGGACACCGGGTGGCACCAGCGCACCGAGCCGCATGGTCCGCGCCGGTCGCGCGGTCACGCGGCACCGTCCGGTCGCCCGCCGTGCTCCGGTGTGCCCTGCGCCGGTCGGGGAGCCGGGTCACCATCAGGGGTACGCGCGACCGTCCCGGGCGCCTTCTTGGCCACGGCCTTCTTCGCGACCGTCTTCTTGGCCACGGCTTTCTTCGCCACGGCTTTCTTCGCGACCGTCTTCGTGGCGACCGCCTTCTTCGCCACGGCCTTCTTGGCGACCGCCTTCGTCGGAGGAGCGGCCTCCATCGGAGGAGCGGCGGCCGCAGTCGGCGGGGCACCGACGGAGAGCACGTCGGCGGCCGTACCGGCCCCGGGCGTACCCGCTGCCTCGCCGCCGGGAGCCGCGCGAAGCTGGCGCTCCAGCTCGCGTACCCGCTGCTCGAGATCGGCGACCTCCTCGGCGGTGGCCAGGCCCACCGCGCCGAGCGCCCGCTCGACCTCGAACCGCACGAGCTTGGTCAGCGCCTCGCGGTTGGCCGCGCCGGTCGACCGCAGTTCCTCGGCGAGCGTCTGGAGCTGTGCGGCGGTCGCTCCGGTGGAGCCCATCGCCCGGCGCACCGCATCCTGCGCCTTCTTCCGGGGCGCCTCCGTCAGGCCCATGGCCAGTTCGAGGTAGGCGCGCCACGCGTCCTGCATGCCTGAGTCCTTTCGCCCGACGGAGGTCTGCAGGTGTCACGCTACCGGGCCGCCGGGACCACCCCGTGCGGTACCGTGCCCGGGAGACGACGTGGTGTGGCGAGGAGGCATCGGTGGCCACCGTGGACGAGTGTCGGCAGGCGTTGCACGATCTGGCCGCCCGGCTCGAACGCAACGCGGAGACCGTCCGCGATCGCGTGGACCTGGATCGCACCCTGGCGTGCCGGGTCACCGATCTGGAAACCGCCTTCCATGGTCGGCTCACCGGCGGCAGGCTGGTGGAACTGGCCGACGGCGACGACCCGAAGGCGAAGATCGCCATGAGCACCACCAGCGACGACCTGGTCGCCCTGGTACGCGGTGACCTCGACATCACCCGCGCGGTCGCCAACCGCCGCGTGTCGATCAAGGCAAACCCGTTCGACCTGATGAAGCTGCGCAAGCTGCTCTGAGCGACCGGCCCGGCCCAGTGAACGGCCGACCCGGTCAGGCCGCCGCCGAGCGTACGGCCCGGTCAGGCCAGCCCGGTCAAGGCCGGCCCGGTCAGGACGCCAGGCCGAGCGCCTCCAGCGCCTTCGCCGCCTCCGGGGACGCCGACCGGAGCGGACCGGCCGGATGCCGCCACCACGCCACCGCGCAGAGCGCGGCGAGCGCGTCCAGCGGACGCCCCGAGCCGGCCAGCTCCCAACCGTCGGCCCCGACCGCCACGTGCCAGCCGCCCTCGTCGGCCTGCGGCGCCGGCACCCGCACCACCTCGGTGGGGTCGAAGAGCCCGGTCAGATCCCACGAGACGTACGTCGGCCGGCGCTGCGGCGGGGCGGCGAGCAACTCGGCGGCGTCGCTGACACCGGTGAGGACCAGCAGGCTGTCCAGGCCGGCGCGGTTGGCGCCCTCGATGTCGGTGTCCAGCCGGTCACCGACGACCAGCGTCCGCCCGCCGTCCGCCCGCCGGGCGGCGGTGGCAAACAGTTCCGGCGCCGGCTTGCCGACGATCTCGTCCGGATCCCGGCCGAGCGCGGTGGCCAGCGCGGCGACCAGTGCACCGTTTCCCGGCAGCGGTCCGCGTCCGCTGGGCAGGGTCCGGTCGGTGTTGGTGGCGACCCAGGTCGCACCAGCGCGTACGGCCACCGCGGCCTCGGCCAGGTCGGCCCAGCCCACCTGCGGGCCGTACCCCTGGATCACCGCGACCGGAGAGTCGTCTGCGGTGGAGACCGGCTTCAGCCCCGCCTCGCTGATCTCGGACCGGAGCGCCTCGGCGCCCACCACGAGCACCGGTGCGCCGGCGGGCAGCCGCTCACCCAGCAGCTGGGCGGCGGCGGCCGCGCTGGTGAGGACCTCCTCCGGCCGCGCCCGCACCCCCATCCCGGTGAGCAGGTCGGCGACATCGGCGGCGCGGCGCGAGGCGTTGTTCGTCGCGTACGCCACGGCCCGGCCGGCACTGTGCAGCCGGGCGACCGTCTCGACCGCGCCGGGGATCGGCTGGTCGATCAGGTAGATCACCCCGTCCAGGTCGAAGACGACCAGGGCGTAACCGTCGGCCAGCCGTTCCCCGGTCATTGCCGCTGTGCCTCCGGCTCCTCGGGACCGTCGTCCTCGCGGCGGTCCCCGTCCTCCGACGAGTCGACCTCCGAGACAGCCTTGGCCGCGACCTCCGACCTCGCCTCCTCGACCGGTTCGCCCTCGGCTGCTCGACCGTCGATCGCTTCGCCGTCGGCCGCCAGCTCGCCGCCGGTCGCGCTACCGGCCGCCAGTTCGTCACCTACCAGCTCGTCGCCGGCCGGGTCGTTGTCGGCCCGATCGTCGCCGGCCAGGTCGTCGTCGATTGCGGCATTGCCGACCGTCAGCTCGTCGCCCACCAGTTCCTCGCCGGTCGGGTCGTAGTCAACCGTCAGCTCGTCGCCCGCTGGGTCGTCGTCGACGGTCGGCTCGTCGCCAGCCGGGTCGACGGCTGCGGGACCGGCCTCGGCCGGATCTTCCCCGTTCGGCTCGCCAACCGCGTCCGCCGACAGGTCGGCGTCCGGCCTGGCCGGCACGGCTCCGGGGGCGCCAGGGCCGGCGGCCAACTCCTCGGCCACCTCGTCCTCGTCGTCGCCCTCGATGACCACGCCGTCGAGGTCAAGCAGCCGCTCGGCCGCGTCCGTCTCCGCCTCGGTGTCCACCTCCGCCGCGCGGGAGAACCACTCCCGCGCCTCGGTCCGCCGTCCCACGGCCAGCAGCGCATCGGCGTAGGCGTACCGCAGCCGGGCCGTCCATGGCTGGACGGCGTCGGTGGTCAACTCGCGGACCTGGAGCATCGCCACCGCCGCGTCCCGCTGGCCGAGGTCGCCCCGGGCGCCGGCGGCCACGATCAGGAGTTCGATCGCGACGGCCGGGTCCAGCTTCTCCTGGTCCGCGCCGCGGAACAGGTCGATGGCACGCTCGGGCCGACCCAGTGCCCGCTCGCTGTCCGCGATCACCGCGAGGTGACTCTGCGCACCGGTCATCCGGTGGTACGTCCGCAGTTCGGCGATCGCCGACTGCCACTGCCCCGCGTGGTAGGAGGCGAGCCCGACCGCTTCCCGGACCGCGGCGATCCGCGACGCGAGCCGGCGCGCGGCCAACGCGTGGGCGAGCGCCTCCGCCGGGTCCTCGTCAATCAGCTGCCCGGTCGCCACGAGGTGCCGGGCAACGGTGTCCGCGACCGGCTTCGCCAGCGACAGCAGCTCGGCGCGGACATCCTTGTCCAGGTCGGTCGCGACGATCTCGTCGGGCAGCGCCGGAGCCTCCGTGCGCCCCTCCTCAGCCCCGAACCCGTCCCGATCGTCACGCCGGCGCCGCTCATCCCGGTCGCCCCGGAAGCCACCGTCCCGGCGCTCACCGTCACGACGCTCACCACGGAACCCACCGTCGCGACGCTCGCCGGAGCCCCGCGCAGAGCTGTCCCGGTCGCGGAAACCGCCTTCACGACGCTCACCGTCGCGGAAGCCACCCTCGCGACGCTCACCACGGAAGCCGCCCTCGCGACGCTCACCCCGGAACCCACCGTCGCGGCGATCACCACCGCGGAAACCACCCTCACGGCGCTCACCGCTGCCGAAGCCCCCGTCGCGACGCTCGCCCCGGAACTCGCCGCCACGACGATCACCGCTACCGGAACCTCCGTCGCGACGATCACCGCTGCCCGAACCTCCGTCGCGGCGCTCACCGCCGCGGAAGCCCCCGTCACGACGATCACCCCGAAACCCGCTGTCACGCCGCTCGCCCCGGAAGCCACCGTCACGGCGGTCACCGTCGCGGAAGCCACCCTCACGGCGGTCACCGTCACGTCGGTCCGACCGGAAGCCGTCCCCTCGGCGCTCGCCACCGAAGCCGCCCGCCTCGCGACGATCCCGGAACCCGCCTTCTCGGCGGTCACCGTCGCGGAAGGCACCCTCGCGACGCTCGCCATCACGGCGCTCGCCCCGGAAACCACCCTCGCGACGCTCGCCCCGGAAACCACCCTCGCGACGCTCACCGCGGAAACCACCGTCGCGGTCACCACCGCGGAAACCGCCCTCGCGGCGCTCGCCGCCACGGAAGCCACCCTCGCGGCGGTCGCCCCGGAAGCCACCCTCACGGCGGTCGCCCCGGAAGCCACCCTCACGGCGGTCGCCCCGGAAGCCACCGTCGCGGCGCTCACCGTCACGGGAACCGCCCTCGC
This is a stretch of genomic DNA from Micromonospora sp. WMMD1082. It encodes these proteins:
- a CDS encoding HAD-IIA family hydrolase, with the protein product MTGERLADGYALVVFDLDGVIYLIDQPIPGAVETVARLHSAGRAVAYATNNASRRAADVADLLTGMGVRARPEEVLTSAAAAAQLLGERLPAGAPVLVVGAEALRSEISEAGLKPVSTADDSPVAVIQGYGPQVGWADLAEAAVAVRAGATWVATNTDRTLPSGRGPLPGNGALVAALATALGRDPDEIVGKPAPELFATAARRADGGRTLVVGDRLDTDIEGANRAGLDSLLVLTGVSDAAELLAAPPQRRPTYVSWDLTGLFDPTEVVRVPAPQADEGGWHVAVGADGWELAGSGRPLDALAALCAVAWWRHPAGPLRSASPEAAKALEALGLAS
- a CDS encoding Replicase polyprotein 1ab — translated: MAKPVADTVARHLVATGQLIDEDPAEALAHALAARRLASRIAAVREAVGLASYHAGQWQSAIAELRTYHRMTGAQSHLAVIADSERALGRPERAIDLFRGADQEKLDPAVAIELLIVAAGARGDLGQRDAAVAMLQVRELTTDAVQPWTARLRYAYADALLAVGRRTEAREWFSRAAEVDTEAETDAAERLLDLDGVVIEGDDEDEVAEELAAGPGAPGAVPARPDADLSADAVGEPNGEDPAEAGPAAVDPAGDEPTVDDDPAGDELTVDYDPTGEELVGDELTVGNAAIDDDLAGDDRADNDPAGDELVGDELAAGSATGGELAADGEAIDGRAAEGEPVEEARSEVAAKAVSEVDSSEDGDRREDDGPEEPEAQRQ
- a CDS encoding SCP2 sterol-binding domain-containing protein codes for the protein MATVDECRQALHDLAARLERNAETVRDRVDLDRTLACRVTDLETAFHGRLTGGRLVELADGDDPKAKIAMSTTSDDLVALVRGDLDITRAVANRRVSIKANPFDLMKLRKLL
- a CDS encoding TlyA family RNA methyltransferase, giving the protein MARRNRLDAELVRRGLARSREQAAALVEAGRVQLRGVPARKAAAMVDPADPLLVSGADPASEYVSRGGHKLAGALAAFAPAGLVVTGRRCLDAGASTGGFTDVLLRAGAAEVVAVDVGYGQLAWPLRNDARVRVFERTNVRTLTPEAIGGPVEVTVADLSFISLRLVLPALAACTRADGDLALMVKPQFEVGRERVGAGGVVRDPQLRAEAVLDVAAAAATLRLGLVDLAASPLPGPSGNVEFFVWLRRDAPPADPQRVRAVVTAGPQGAATFVGGPDEATEEEP
- a CDS encoding histone H1-like repetitive region-containing protein, with translation MQDAWRAYLELAMGLTEAPRKKAQDAVRRAMGSTGATAAQLQTLAEELRSTGAANREALTKLVRFEVERALGAVGLATAEEVADLEQRVRELERQLRAAPGGEAAGTPGAGTAADVLSVGAPPTAAAAPPMEAAPPTKAVAKKAVAKKAVATKTVAKKAVAKKAVAKKTVAKKAVAKKAPGTVARTPDGDPAPRPAQGTPEHGGRPDGAA